CCCGCCCGGCCTGTCCAGACGGACTTTGAGCATGGAGAGTGCGCGGGGGTTGTCCACGCGCAGGTTGGCCTGAATCTCGCTGGAAAGCACCAGCGGAGCGGCAGCCTTCAGGGCCTCTTGCTCGGTGGTCTGAACCACCTCAAGCTGCAGCAGCGACGGTGTGGAGAAAGAGATCAGGTCGCCGTCGCCGGCGATGACGCTGATCACCTCCAGAGGCAACGCCTCACCGCGGGAGTGCACCACGAAGGCCTGGCGTCCGTCCTCAAGTGTGCGTTCCTCAGTGATCCACATCACATGTCGGTCGCACCGGGAGAGATCAGGCTCGAAGGTCACAAACTCCGTGCGGTAGCCGACCTTCGCCTCGCCGCGCAGGATGGCGAGCATGAGGTCGAGGTCGCTGCCGAAGTCCTCAGGGAGGGGGAAGCTGGTAGTGTTCTCGGTGGTGCCGGCGCGGGTGTGGACCTCGATTGCCCCGCCGACCACATGCGCCGTGACTTCTCGCATGCGCCCGAACTCATCGCTGCGGACGCCCAGGGACAGCGGGTTCAGGTCCGTATCGTAGACCGCGGTGATCAGGCTCTCAATGGACAGGTCCTGGGCAAGGCCCGCCAGCTTCACCCGTGACTGCACCTTCTGCTCCACCACGAGTCGCGGGTTGCCCTCCGCGTCCTTCACGATCTGCACATTGCGGTAAGCATACCCCGTTCGCTGCCCCATAAGATGCACCGCATACCACTGGGTGCCCACGAGGCCGGCGAGCTCATCGACGGCGGCAGCGTCGGCAAGCTGGGTGGCGCCGGGCAGGAGGAACACCAGACCGGCCAAGGCAAGCACGCGCGCGCCGTTCAGGGTGATCCAGACAGGGGAGCTTGGCATCGCTTCATTCATGGGATCGAGCATCTCCCTGGCAGGAGGTGAGAACGCGGGTGAACACATGAGGAAGAACACCTGCGGAGACCGGCGCGTTTCCCCGTACCTGATCTGCACAGGCGGTCGTCCGGCATTACTTCGCGGATTCCTCGTGGAATGGCGGCCCTACGCCGGCAGATCCGCCAGCCCACTGCGGGCGAGTTCACGGAAGGCCAGGACGATGCGGGGATCGAAACGGGTGCCCGCTTCAGATACCACGGTGTGCAGCGCCTCACCGGGGCTCATTCCGCCGTCACCGCCCTCGGGGTTGATCAGCCGCTCGTATCGATCTACCACCGCAATAATCCGGGCGAGCAGTGGGATCTCCTCCCCCTTCCGTCCCTCGGGGAACCCGGTGCCGTCCCATCTCTCGTGGTGCGAGACGACGATGGGAACCGCCGGGGCAAGGAAGGAGATGGGCTGCAGGATACTGCGCCCGATGAGCGGATGCATGCGGTAGAACACCTGGGTCTCCTCGGGCCCTTCCCGGGAATCCAGGAAGCCCTCGGCAACCCCGATCTTCCCGATGTCATGCAAGGTGGCGCCGAACCGCAGCATCTCCAGCTCGTCGCCATTGACGCCGAGCCGGGCGGCGAGTTTCAGCGCCAGATCGGTCACTCGCTCGGAATGGCTGTAGGTGGCGGAGTCCTTGGCCTCAATGGCGATGGTCAAGGCGCGCACCGTCTCGTAATAGCTCTCTCGGAGGCCCTCATAGAGCTCTGCATTCTCGATGGCGACCGCTGCCTGGTCGGCAAAGGCCTGCAGAAGGTCGATCTCTCGCGGCAGGAAAACGCGTTCTCTCTCCGAGTAGATTCTGATCACGCCAAGAGGGGTGCCGTGGCTGGTCAGGGGTACGCTGAGCACCGCTTGGATGCCCTCGCGCGCGGCTTCCTCGGGATACTGGAAGCGGGGGTCCTTACTCACATTGCTGATCTGCAGAATTTCGCCCTCGAGCACAATCCGGTCCATTTCACTGCCTGCCACGGAGACCGGGCCTTTGCTTGCATATTCCTCGCTCAGACCATGCTGGGCGGCAAGCTCCAGTTCGCAGGTCTCCGCGTTGAGCAGCCGGATGACCGATGCTCGCGCGTCCATGACTGCCACGGCGTGGTGGGTGATGAGTTCCAGCACCTCAGGCAGCCGGAGGGAAGAGGTGACCTTCCGCGCTACCTCGTAGAGATTACGCGCTTCGAGAATGCGGCGCTTGAGTTCCTGACTGGCACGGGAAGCGGCGATGCCGATCACATAGAAGATGAGCATCCGGACGATGATATCCGACAGTCCCTGGGGAACGGGCCCATCGGCGGTGATTTCCGCGGGCATCCAGGGACCACACAAGGCGGCCGCCAGCAGGGAGACGATGATCGCGCCATAGTCGCCAAAAGCGAACCCGGCGTAGATGATGGGAATATAGTAGAAGTGCACGGCAATGCCGCGGGTGCCGGTGATCCAGACGAGAATTGTCACCGCCGCAACCGTGATTGCCAGAAAGATGACCGAGGCGATCTGCGCCGCCTTGTTTGGCTTCTTCATCCATCCACCTCCCCTCGTCCGAGAGCTGCTCAACGCACTTTCGTCCCAGGCGCGCAGTCGCGGTCCAGAGTAACCAGCGCCAGCGGCTCCTTGTCTCCGGCGGCAAGGACCATGCCGTTTGACTCAACCCCGCGGATCGTCGCCGGTTCCAGGTTTGCCACGACCACAACGGTGGCGTCCAGCAGTTCGCGAGCGCTGAAAGCCTTTGCCAGACCCGCTACCAGCGTACGCGGCTCCGCTTCACCAACATCCACGGTGAGTTTGAACAGCTTGTCGGCATTGGGCACAGGCTCAACATCCAGCACCTTGCCGACTTTGAGCTCAAGCTGGGAAAACTGCTCATAGCTAATGGTGTTCACGGACTTCGACTCCTTCGGGCTCTTCGCTGGTGGGGCCGTCTTTTCCTGAGCCGCCGCCTCCACCTTCTGGATATCCACCCGCGGGAAGATGGGCTCGGCTTTCCGAATGCGCGTCCCCGCTGGAAGAAGCCCGGCGGCGCATGCATCGACGCTCAGCAAGTCAGGCCGGTCTTCCAGACCCAGCTGGCGCCAGATCTCTTGCGCTGCCTCGGGCATGAATGGCCGCACTAGTGTGGAGATGATCCGGATCAGGTCCAGCACGTCATACAGGACCGCGTGCAGTTCGTCGGTCCTGCCCTCCTTGTAGAGGGTCCAGGGCTGGCGCTCGTCGATGAACTTATTCCCCGCCGCAAGAAGGCTCCAGATCGATTCCAGGGCGCCGCGGAAGTCCACCATCGCCATGGCTGCATCCACCGCGGGAACGACCTGCCCCAGCAACTCGGCGAACGCCCCTGCGTTTTCGCCAGGATTGGGCACGACGCCTTCGCAATACCGTTCAAGCAGGGGAAGCGACCGGTTCAGGATGTTGCCCAGATCATTGGCCAGATCGCCGTTGAACCGGTTGAGCAGCGAGCGCATGGAGAAGCTGCCGTCCAGGCCGAACTGGACCTCACGCAGGACGAAGTATCGGGCCGCATCCACGGCGACCGAAGGTGCGCAGCCCGAGATCTCCACAAGTTGCGCGGCGACCTCCTCCAGATCCACCACATTCCCCTTGGACTTGCTGATCTTGTCCCCGTCGTCGGAGACCCACCAGCCGTGAGCGAAGAGCATTTTCGGCAGCGGCAGGCCCAGGGCCATGAGCATTGCTGGCCAGATGGAGGCATGGAAGCGAGGCAGGATGTCCTTGCCCATGAGCTGCACGTCGGGCGGCCAGAGGGTTTCGTCCAGGTCCGGGTAGCCGGCTACCGTCAGGTAGTTGATGAGGGCGTCGAACCAGACGTAGACGACGTGCTCCTCATCGCCCGGGACAGGAATGCCGAAATCGGTGCCCCGGCGGCTCACGCAGGTGTCCATCAGCCCGCCGCGGATAAACCCGAGCACCTCGTTCCGCCGACTTTCGGGCAGGATGAACTGGTCATGGGTGCTGATATGATCGATCAGGGCATCGGCGTACTTTGAGGTGCGGAAGAAGTAAGCATCCTGGGCCAAGCGTTCCACGGCGCGGCCGCAGTCCGGGCAATTGCCCTCAACCAGTTCAGCTTCGGGGAAGTAGGTCTCGCAGGGAACGCAGTACCAGCCCTCGTATTCCGACTTGTAGATGTCGCCCGTCTCGAGGAGTCGGCGGAAGACCTCCTGCACCGAGGTCCGGTGCTCCGGTTCTGTGGTCCTGATGAACCGGTCGGGCTGGATGTGGAGGCGGTCCCAGACTTCGCGGTAGACCTGAGCGTACCCGTCGAGGAACTCCATGACGGGGACGCCTTGTGCCTGCGCGGCGCGCAAGTTCTTCTGGGCGTGCTCATCCACACCGGTGGCGAACAAGACGGCGTCGCCTTTGAGCCTGTGAAAGCGGGCCAGGACGTCGGCGGCGATGGTGGTGTATGACGTGCCGATGTGCGGGCGCGCCGTGACATAGTAGATCGGCGTTGTGATATAGAAACGTTTCTGACCCGCCTGCTCCATGCTGGTGGACTCTCTCCAATGACCGTTAGTTTGTATCTTCGGCGGCGTCTACTCGCTCGGGGCCTGCCCACCCGATCCGGAGTCACCGGAACCCGACTTGCCGGGCCGCCTGCGCCAGGGCCGACGTCGCGGTTTTGGCTGGCGCTGCCCTTCCCCTTCAGCCTGCTGCCCACCCTCGGGCCGGGCCTGCTCGGTCTTGTCGGGAGCCGGTTTCTGGGACGGGGCGCTGGTCTGTTCGCGCTGCTCTTCGGCCGCGCGTCGCGCCCCACCGGGCCGTCTCCGGGAGCGGCTGCGCCGCGACTGCTGCGGCTGGTCGCCGGCTGAGGCAGCCTCCGCTCCAGGCTCGGCCTTTGCCGGAGGCTGGCCGCTCTGGCTCTGCTCTGGAGACTGGGCGACCTCGGATCTGCGTCTGCGTCCCCGCGATGGCCGCCTGCGGCTCCGGGTGCGCTCCTCCGTCGCCAGTGGCTCCTCGGCCCCCACGGCTGCAGTTTCCTCGATTCTCTTCGGAGCCGGCGCCTGGCTTCCCGGACCGCGTCTGGGCTCGCGCATTGTCACCGTCGCCGGCTCTTCCACCGGCATGTCGCCGCGCTGAAGTGTGCTCTCGGCTCTCCGGGGGGTGCGCGGCTGGTTTTTCGGCAGACGCTCCTCAGTGGGCGGGGCTGCCGGAGACGGTGTACCCGTCGGGGCACCCTTCACCGACTGGGTCCCAAGCAGGCGCCAATAGCCCTTCGAGCGTCGCAGGTCAGATGCCGGCACCTCAATTGTCTCGCGGCTATCCTCGGAATCCACCGAGATTGTCACGCGTTCGCGCAGCAATGAGACCTGGCGCACCTTGCCCACAATTCCCTGGCCGCGAACCTCATCTCCCACGCGTGGCAGGCGCTCGGCGAGATCGATATACACCTCATGCTCATACAGCAGGCAGCACATGAGCCGGTCGCACACGCCGCTGATCTTGGTCGGGTTCAGAGACATTCCCTGGTCCTTGGCCACGCGGATGCCGACCGGTGAGAAATTGCGCAACCACTGGGCGCAACACAATGGGCGTCCGCACGGGCCAAGCCCGCCGATCATCTTGGCCTCGTCACGCACCCCGATCTGTCGCAGTTCAATGCGACAGGCGAAAGTCTCCGCGAGATCGCGCACCAGAGCCCGGAAATCGACGCGAGTTTCCGAGCTGAAATAGAAGATGAGACGCTGGCCGTCGAAGGTGTAGTCGGCGCTGATGAGCTTCATCGGCAGCCCATGCTCTTCCACCTTCTTCTCACACACGCGCAGGGCTGCCCGGGCCCGGCGGCGCAGGATATCCTCCCGCAGGAGATCATCCCTCGTGGCCCGCCGCAGCAATGGCTTGAGCGCCTTCTCTTCGTCCTTCGGGTCCAGCTTGTACTTCAGGAGCACGACTTCGCCAATGTCCACCCCGCGTTCGGTCTTGGCGAGAACGTACTCTCCGGGCTCGACGGCGATATTATTGGGCTCGAAAAAGTAGACTTTCCCGCCGTTCTGGAAACTGACTCCCACCGCCGCGGAAAGTCGTGGACTCGGATTGCGTTTACGCATGCTGCTCCTTCCCGCAAGTCACTTCACGCCGGCACTTTCGCGGCATTGCGTCCTTTGACCTTCTTCTCGGCTTGGAGACGATCCGTCAATGTCCGCAACAGAACGTCCAGGTGTTCGAAGACCAGTTGCGGCTGGGAGCGGTCGTAGGCGAAACTGATCTGCAATGAGGAGAAAGTCGCCCTGGGCAGGGCAGACCGCGCGCCTTTCCTGGCCTGCCGCATGGTGGGCTTGAACATGCCTTCCAGCACATTCTGCGCGCGCGCCCCGAGACGCGCCTCTTCCAGGAGACGCACCACGATGCGTCCGCTCTGCACCCCGATGTCCTCAACCCCCGCATCCGCCGCTTTCATCTTCAACTCGGCCACGCGCAGCAGGTTTTCCACAGCTTGCGGCGGCTCGCCGTACCGATCGATCATCTGCTCGCGCAGGCCCTTGAGTTCATCCTGGGACTGGACGGATGCGAGGTCTCGGTAAACGGCGATTCTCTGGTTTTCACCGGGCACGTAGCTGGCCGGGATCACCGCCTCCACAGGGAGGTCCACCGAGGGATAGCCTTCAACCGGCCGGACTTTTTCGCCCTTCAGGGTCTTCACCGCTTCGGCCAGCATCTGGCAGTACAGGTCGAGACCGACCGCACTCATGTGACCGCTCTGTTCTCCTCCCAGGAGGTCCCCCGCGCCGCGAATCTCCAGGTCACGCAGGGCCAGCTTGAACCCGCTGCCCAGTTCGCTGAATTCCTCAATGGCCTGCAGGCGCTCTTCGGCCTCCTCGGTCATGCGATCCGGGTAGCGGTACAGAAGGTACGCGTATGCCTGCCGGGTGGAGCGTCCCACCCGACCTCGCAGCTGGTAGAGCTGTGCCAGTCCCAGGTTGTCGGCGTCATCCACGATGATGGTATTGACATTGGGCACATCCAGGCCGTTCTCAATGATCGTGGTGCAGACCAGGACGTCGAACTCCTCGGCATAGAACGCGAGCATGACCTGCTCCAGGTCCTCTTCCTCCATCTGCCCGTGGGCCACTGCCACCCGGGCCTCAGGCACCAGGCGCTGCACCATGGATGCCACGTGGGCGATGGACTTCACCCGATTGTGGAGGAAGTAGACCTGCCCGCCGCGCCCGATCTCGCGCCGGATGGCTTCGGCGATGAGCGCCTCGTCACGCTCGCGAACGTAGGTGCGGATCGGTACGCGTCCTTGCGGTGGGTCATTGATGACCGAAATCTCGCGGATGCCCGACAGTCCCATGTTCAGGGTGCGCGGGATCGGCGTCGCGGTGAGGGTCAAGACGTCCAGATGCTCCCGGAACTTCTTGAGCTGTTCCTTCTGCTTGACCCCGAACCGCTGCTCTTCGTCAATGATGACCAGACCGAGCTGCTTGAAATCCACATCGGGCATGAGCAGCCGGTGAGTTCCCACGACGATGTCCACGCTGCCGTCCTTGAGACCGGCGATGGTGCGGTTTTGCTGCTCTCGCGTTCGAAACCGGCTGAGCATGGCCACTTCCACCGGGTACCGCGACAGGCGCTCCCGCAGGGTGTTGTAATGCTGCTGCGCG
Above is a window of Armatimonadota bacterium DNA encoding:
- a CDS encoding transglutaminase domain-containing protein, whose translation is MNEAMPSSPVWITLNGARVLALAGLVFLLPGATQLADAAAVDELAGLVGTQWYAVHLMGQRTGYAYRNVQIVKDAEGNPRLVVEQKVQSRVKLAGLAQDLSIESLITAVYDTDLNPLSLGVRSDEFGRMREVTAHVVGGAIEVHTRAGTTENTTSFPLPEDFGSDLDLMLAILRGEAKVGYRTEFVTFEPDLSRCDRHVMWITEERTLEDGRQAFVVHSRGEALPLEVISVIAGDGDLISFSTPSLLQLEVVQTTEQEALKAAAPLVLSSEIQANLRVDNPRALSMLKVRLDRPGGIPLMELPTTVRQEATPNGEGLLLTVRRHKAEPTGATFPMRDEQFARYFQPSDLFQPQDPLILETAREIVGQETDAQKAAEKIVQWVYRKLHKVNSEPRLISATEIMEQMSGDCTEHAILCASLCGAVGIPARMVTGIAYARGSFFYHAWNEIYVGQWVEMDPAWGENAVDAGHIRMASGPVDMSALANMALAAGRNLGALTVHVIEYALDDGPVIQIDESR
- a CDS encoding GAF domain-containing protein, with translation MKKPNKAAQIASVIFLAITVAAVTILVWITGTRGIAVHFYYIPIIYAGFAFGDYGAIIVSLLAAALCGPWMPAEITADGPVPQGLSDIIVRMLIFYVIGIAASRASQELKRRILEARNLYEVARKVTSSLRLPEVLELITHHAVAVMDARASVIRLLNAETCELELAAQHGLSEEYASKGPVSVAGSEMDRIVLEGEILQISNVSKDPRFQYPEEAAREGIQAVLSVPLTSHGTPLGVIRIYSERERVFLPREIDLLQAFADQAAVAIENAELYEGLRESYYETVRALTIAIEAKDSATYSHSERVTDLALKLAARLGVNGDELEMLRFGATLHDIGKIGVAEGFLDSREGPEETQVFYRMHPLIGRSILQPISFLAPAVPIVVSHHERWDGTGFPEGRKGEEIPLLARIIAVVDRYERLINPEGGDGGMSPGEALHTVVSEAGTRFDPRIVLAFRELARSGLADLPA
- the metG gene encoding methionine--tRNA ligase, whose amino-acid sequence is MEQAGQKRFYITTPIYYVTARPHIGTSYTTIAADVLARFHRLKGDAVLFATGVDEHAQKNLRAAQAQGVPVMEFLDGYAQVYREVWDRLHIQPDRFIRTTEPEHRTSVQEVFRRLLETGDIYKSEYEGWYCVPCETYFPEAELVEGNCPDCGRAVERLAQDAYFFRTSKYADALIDHISTHDQFILPESRRNEVLGFIRGGLMDTCVSRRGTDFGIPVPGDEEHVVYVWFDALINYLTVAGYPDLDETLWPPDVQLMGKDILPRFHASIWPAMLMALGLPLPKMLFAHGWWVSDDGDKISKSKGNVVDLEEVAAQLVEISGCAPSVAVDAARYFVLREVQFGLDGSFSMRSLLNRFNGDLANDLGNILNRSLPLLERYCEGVVPNPGENAGAFAELLGQVVPAVDAAMAMVDFRGALESIWSLLAAGNKFIDERQPWTLYKEGRTDELHAVLYDVLDLIRIISTLVRPFMPEAAQEIWRQLGLEDRPDLLSVDACAAGLLPAGTRIRKAEPIFPRVDIQKVEAAAQEKTAPPAKSPKESKSVNTISYEQFSQLELKVGKVLDVEPVPNADKLFKLTVDVGEAEPRTLVAGLAKAFSARELLDATVVVVANLEPATIRGVESNGMVLAAGDKEPLALVTLDRDCAPGTKVR